The region GCACATCATCTGATAGTGCCAGGACAGCGATTCCAGCACATGCTGTCGATCCATATTGACCGTTAACCACGGACGATGAAGGCGGCAGGGCAGCCCAGGCTGAACCTGGAGCATTTGCATCAGGTGCGGATGTTTCGCAAGATCAGACAGCAGTCGAGCGGTGCTGAGCGGTGTCGCCAGTGAGCGCAGCATGAACTTGCGTCGATAGGCGGGTTTTTCCCATGCCAGCCCGGGTGCGATCTCACCGAAAGCCAGGTTTTTGAAGAGCTGCCAGCCGGATTTTGGCTGCGGCAGGTTTGAAAGTGATGTATCGACGATAGAAGACATGGTAGATCCTGATCCTTTTGGAATATCGCTATTTCAGCAGGAGAAATGTCAACATCTCGTAAACAAATTAGGACGATTTCGGAGAACAGGGCTTTCGTTGAAGAGTCGTTTAGTTAGAATCAACGCTTATCATTGCCAGAACATTTATTTGGAATATTTATGAACCTCAAGGGAAAACGCAGAACGCTGTTTCTGCTGCTGGCGGTCGTGGTTTTAGCCGGTGGGTACTGGCTATGGCAGGTGCTGAATGCGCCGGTGCCGCAGTATCAGACGCTGATTGTTCGCCCGGGCGAACTGCAGCAAAACGTCCTCGCGACGGGCAAGCTTGACGCGCTGCGCAAGGTTGACGTCGGAGCGCAGGTCAGCGGCCAGCTGAAAACGCTGTCGGTTGAGATTGGCGACAAGGTGAAAAAAGGCCAGCTGCTCGGCGTTATCGATCCTGAGCAGGCTGAGAACCAGATCCGCGAGGTGGAAGCCACGCTGATGGAGCTGCGCGCGCAGCGTGCCCAGGCGCTGGCAGAACGTAACCTGGCTCAGGTAACGTTGACCCGTCAGCAGGCGCTGGCCAAAACCCAGGCTATTTCGAAACAGGATTTAGATACTGCCGCCACTGAACTGGCGGTGAAACAGGCGCAAATTGGCACGATTGACGCGCAGATCAAACGCAATCAGGCCTCGCTGGATACGGCAAAAACCAACCTCGACTACACCAAAATCGTCGCGCCAATGGCGGGTGAAGTGACCCAGATCACCACGCTGCAGGGCCAGACGGTGATTGCCGCGCAGCAGGCGCCGAACATTCTGACCCTGGCGGACATGAGCACCATGCTGGTCAAAGCCCAGGTCTCAGAGGCGGATGTGATCCATCTTAAGCCGGGGCAGAACGCCTGGTTTACGGTGCTTGGCGACCCGCAGACGCGCTACGAAGGCGTGCTGAAGGACATTCTGCCGACGCCGGAAAAAGTTAACGACGCTATCTTCTACTATGCCCGCTTTGAGGTGCCAAACCCGCAGGGCGTGCTGCGTCTGGACATGACCGCACAGGTGCATATCCAGCTGACCGGCGTGAAGAACGTGCTGACCATTCCGCTCTCTGCGCTGGGTGAATCCGCCGGGGAGAGCCGTTATAAAGTGAAAGTGCTGCGCAACGGCGAAACGCGCGAGCGCGAGGTCGTGATCGGCGCGCGCAACGACACCGACGTGGTGGTGGTGAAAGGACTGGAAGAGGGCGAGGAGGTTGTTGTCAGCGAAAGCCTGCCCGGAGCCGCTAAATGACGGCGCTGCTTGAGCTAAATAACATTCGTCGCAGCTATCCGTCAGGCGACGGCCCGGTGGAGGTGCTGAAGGGCATCTCCCTGCGCGTGGAGGCGGGCGAGATGGTGGCGATTGTCGGCGCGTCGGGTTCCGGTAAATCGACGCTGATGAACATTCTCGGCTGCCTGGATAAACCGACCAGCGGGACCTATCGCGTGGCCGGGACGGATGTCTCCACGCTGGACGGCGACGCGCTGGCGAAGCTGCGCCGGGAACACTTCGGCTTTATCTTCCAGCGTTACCATCTGCTTTCTCACCTTAACGCGGCCCAGAATGTGGAAGTGCCTGCGGTCTATGCGGGCGTTGAGCGGAAAAAGCGACTTGAGCGCGCGCAGATGCTGCTGACGCGTCTGGGGCTGGCGGAGCGGGTGGAGTACCAGCCGTCGCAGCTGTCCGGCGGCCAGCAGCAGCGCGTGAGTATTGCCCGGGCACTGATGAACGGCGGGCAGGTGATCCTCGCGGATGAACCGACCGGCGCGCTTGACAGCCATTCCGGCGAAGAGGTGATGGCGATCCTGCACCAGCTTCGCGATCGGGGGCACACGGTGATTATCGTTACCCACGATCCGCAGGTGGCGGCGCAGGCAGAACGCATTATTGAGATCCACGACGGCGAGCTGGTCAGCAACCCGCCGCCGCGTGAGTCCAGGGCTGCGGCGCCGAAAGAAGCGCTACCGGCATCAACCGGCTGGGGACAGTTCTCCAGCGGCTTTCGCGAAGCGCTGACCATGGCCTGGCTGGCGATGGCGGCTAACAAAATGCGCACCCTGCTGACGATGCTCGGCATCATTATCGGTATCGCCTCGGTGGTATCGATCGTGGTGGTGGGCGACGCGGCCAAGCAGCTGGTGTTGGCCGATATCCGCGCCATCGGCACTAATACCATTGACGTCTATCCGGGCAAAGATTTTGGTGACGACGAGCCGCAGTATCAGCAGGCGCTGAAGTATGACGATCTGGCGGCAATTCAGAAGCAGCCGTGGGTGAACTCCGCCACGCCTGCGGTGTCGCAGAACCTGCGTCTGCGCGTGGGCAACGTTGACGTGGCCGCCAGCGCGAACGGCGTGAGCGGGGACTATTTCAACGTCTACGGCATGACCTTCAGCGAAGGCGCTACCTTCAACGCCGAGCAGCTGGCGGGCAGGGCGCAGGTGGTGGTGCTGGACGCGAACTCGCGCAGGCAGCTCTTCCCCAATAAAGCCAGCGTGGTGGGCGAAGTGATCCTGGTCGGCAACATGCCTGCCACGGTCATCGGCGTGGCGGAAGAGAAGCAGTCTATGTTCGGCAGCAGCAAGATCCTGCGCGTCTGGCTACCCTATACCACCATCTCCGGACGGATTATGGGGCAGTCATGGCTCAACTCCATCACCGTACGCGTGAAGGAGGGCTACGATAGCGCGCTCGCCGAACAGCAGCTTGAGCGGCTGTTAACCCTGCGCCACGGGAAGAAAGATTTCTTCACCTGGAATATGGACGGCCTCTTGAAAACGGCGGAAAAGACCACACGTACTCTTCAGCTGTTTCTCACGCTGGTGGCGGTGATCTCGCTGGTCGTCGGCGGCATTGGGGTGATGAATATCATGCTGGTGTCGGTCACCGAGCGCACGCGAGAGATCGGTATTCGCATGGCGGTCGGCGCCCGGGCCAGCGATGTGCTGCAGCAGTTTTTGATTGAGGCGGTTCTGGTGTGTCTGGTCGGCGGGGCGATGGGCATTGCGCTCTCGATGATGATCGCGTTTGCGCTCCAGCTCTTTTTACCCGGCTGGGAGATTGGCTTCTCGCCGGTTGCCATTATCACCGCGTTTTTGTGTTCGACCTTTACCGGCATTTTGTTTGGCTGGTTGCCCGCCCGCAACGCGGCGCGGCTGGATCCGGTGGACGCGCTGGCTCGGGAATAACCCGAAAATAAAAATGCCAGCCGATCGGGCTGGCATTTTGACTGCGGGATGTACACAATAAAACAGAGAGCTATGCAACCGTCTCTGCTTCAACGGGTACGATTAGGCTTGCATGATTGCCTTTTGGTCCCTGATGTACATCGAACCGGACGGACTGCCCGGCTTTGAGCGTTCTGTAACCATCCATCTGAATGGTGGAATAGTGAGCGAAGATATCCTCGCCGCCGCCTTCGGGGCAGATGAAGCCAAACCCTTTGGCGTTGTTGAACCACTTAACAGTACCCATTTCCATGCTTCGACATCCTTCGTAAATCTTATAAGTTAAGATGGAATGAACCGGTGGTGGAGTGGGGGCTGTTCAAAACCTCGCCATCTCACGCTTGTACAATTTAGAGAAACGAAAGAAGTCGTCAAGCGTTTGGCGCTGGAGATGGGACAATAATCAACCAAAGTTTGAAGCAGTTAACGCTATTGCAACAGTTTGTGACAGACATCGCGGATGACAGTAATAGATGATTGTTATCTAACATCTGAGGTAGATTCAAAGTGGTTATGCATAATGGGTAAGACCAACGATTGGCTGGATTTCGACCAGCTGGCGGAAGACAAAGTGCGCGACGCGCTAAAACCGCCATCTATGTATAAAGTTATGTTAATGAACGATGATTACACGCCGATGGAATTTGTTATTGACGTGCTACAAAAGTTCTTTTCTTATGATGTAGAACGTGCAACGCAACTGATGCTTACCGTTCATTATCGTGGCAAAGCTATCTGCGGCATCTTCACAGCCGAAGTGGCGGAAACCAAAGTGGCGATGGTGAACGACTATGCGAGGGAGAACGAGCATCCGTTGCTGTGTACGCTGGAAAAGGCCTGATAAGGCATAAAATTGGGGGAGGTGCCTATGCTCAATCAAGAACTGGAACTCAGTTTAAATATGGCTTTCGCCAGAGCGCGTGAGCACCGACATGAGTTTATGACCGTCGAGCATTTACTGCTCGCACTGCTTAGCAACCCATCTGCCCGCGAAGCGCTGGAAGCCTGCTCCGTGGATCTGGTGGCGCTACGTCAGGAACTCGAAGCCTTCATCGAACAAACCACACCGGTGCTGCCAGCCAGTGAAGAAGAGCGCGACACGCAGCCGACGCTCAGCTTCCAGCGCGTGCTGCAGCGCGCGGTATTCCACGTCCAGTCTTCCGGGCGTAGCGAAGTGACTGGCGCAAACGTCTTAGTCGCCATCTTCAGCGAGCAGGAGTCACAGGCTGCCTACCTGCTGCGCAAACACGAAGTCAGCCGCCTCGACGTGGTTAAC is a window of Enterobacter cloacae complex sp. ECNIH7 DNA encoding:
- the macB gene encoding macrolide ABC transporter ATP-binding protein/permease MacB — its product is MTALLELNNIRRSYPSGDGPVEVLKGISLRVEAGEMVAIVGASGSGKSTLMNILGCLDKPTSGTYRVAGTDVSTLDGDALAKLRREHFGFIFQRYHLLSHLNAAQNVEVPAVYAGVERKKRLERAQMLLTRLGLAERVEYQPSQLSGGQQQRVSIARALMNGGQVILADEPTGALDSHSGEEVMAILHQLRDRGHTVIIVTHDPQVAAQAERIIEIHDGELVSNPPPRESRAAAPKEALPASTGWGQFSSGFREALTMAWLAMAANKMRTLLTMLGIIIGIASVVSIVVVGDAAKQLVLADIRAIGTNTIDVYPGKDFGDDEPQYQQALKYDDLAAIQKQPWVNSATPAVSQNLRLRVGNVDVAASANGVSGDYFNVYGMTFSEGATFNAEQLAGRAQVVVLDANSRRQLFPNKASVVGEVILVGNMPATVIGVAEEKQSMFGSSKILRVWLPYTTISGRIMGQSWLNSITVRVKEGYDSALAEQQLERLLTLRHGKKDFFTWNMDGLLKTAEKTTRTLQLFLTLVAVISLVVGGIGVMNIMLVSVTERTREIGIRMAVGARASDVLQQFLIEAVLVCLVGGAMGIALSMMIAFALQLFLPGWEIGFSPVAIITAFLCSTFTGILFGWLPARNAARLDPVDALARE
- the clpS gene encoding ATP-dependent Clp protease adapter ClpS, giving the protein MGKTNDWLDFDQLAEDKVRDALKPPSMYKVMLMNDDYTPMEFVIDVLQKFFSYDVERATQLMLTVHYRGKAICGIFTAEVAETKVAMVNDYARENEHPLLCTLEKA
- the macA gene encoding macrolide transporter subunit MacA — its product is MNLKGKRRTLFLLLAVVVLAGGYWLWQVLNAPVPQYQTLIVRPGELQQNVLATGKLDALRKVDVGAQVSGQLKTLSVEIGDKVKKGQLLGVIDPEQAENQIREVEATLMELRAQRAQALAERNLAQVTLTRQQALAKTQAISKQDLDTAATELAVKQAQIGTIDAQIKRNQASLDTAKTNLDYTKIVAPMAGEVTQITTLQGQTVIAAQQAPNILTLADMSTMLVKAQVSEADVIHLKPGQNAWFTVLGDPQTRYEGVLKDILPTPEKVNDAIFYYARFEVPNPQGVLRLDMTAQVHIQLTGVKNVLTIPLSALGESAGESRYKVKVLRNGETREREVVIGARNDTDVVVVKGLEEGEEVVVSESLPGAAK
- the cspD gene encoding cold shock-like protein CspD, coding for MEMGTVKWFNNAKGFGFICPEGGGEDIFAHYSTIQMDGYRTLKAGQSVRFDVHQGPKGNHASLIVPVEAETVA